CGTCTCGGTGATTTTTACCCTGCGTTGCTCTTGCACTTGATTCCCTCCGTCTCTCCGAGCGGCACGGCGTCGTGGTTCCCTGGTTCCGCCGCTTCCGGACAAAATAGAAACTCAGGTCGTTGTTGGAGTGACAACTCCTGAGTTATTCGCTAGCGACAATGCTAGACACTTACCATATATTATAGAGTTCGGACGATTCAGACGCAAGGCGTGATTCTCCATGTATACAGAATAACCGATTTTCCCCATCAAATAAACGACTTCTGTCGAAAACCGGCTGTAGGCAGGGGGCTCGCCGCTTCCGGACGGTAACCTTACCGGTTCATCACCGATACCTCATTTGTCTTGACGCCTGTCGATCGAGCCACCAGTTCGGCGATCTTGCCCTTTTCGGCTGGTGACAACTCCCTGGCGGCGACGATCACCGATACGGTGTTGGGCTGGATCAGGACGACGGCGTCGCGGTAGCTGTTGGCGATGAGCAGCCGTTCCGTCTCCATCTCCTTTTTAATCTGCTCGCTGATCTGGAGCAGTTTTTTCTGGGCCTCCTTGCGCGTCTCGCCGGAGGACTGGTCATTGCGGACGATCTCCTGGAGGATTTCGATCTGCTGGCTGCGGACGCGTTCCCGCTCCATGCGGTATTCGGAAAAAAAGTCCTGCCCTTTGTTCTGGAACTGGCCGGGGTTGGGCAGCGCCGGGCCGGCTGTCGGGGTGGAGTCAGAGGTGGAGGTTGCGTCAGAGGCAGCGGTTGCAGACGGATTCGCGCCAGTCGATTTTCCGAAGGGAACCGCCGCAACGGGAGGTGTCTTTGAGGCGGAAGGAGACGCCGGAGCGGAAGGGGCCGCCGGCGCAGCAGAGGACGCCGGGCCGGAGGACGTCGGACCGGAAGGCGCCGGGTCCCCGAAGATCCGGTCGCTCTCTCGTAAAGCCACCGTAAAGACGAGATCGCTCATGGAATAGACGCCGAAGAATCCGACAGCCGTGACAAGGACGCCCGCCAGCAGGGCGAGGACCTTGCGGACCGGCCACTGGGGCGGGCTAGGCAGCCAGGACGGTTTTCGGATGATCCGGATTTTCATCGCTTTTCCTCCCGTGGAAAGACGCTGACCTTATGGGCTGGGATGTCGAGGAGGGTGCAGACGGCCCGGCTGATGTTCTGGCGCACATTGGCGTCTCTCGCCCCGTCGGCGACAACGAGGACGCCGGCCACCTGGTAGCGCAGTTCCCGCACGACCACCGGCTGCTCTTTGGTGGCGCTGCTTTCTTTGACCACCACGACGGTACGGCTGTCCGTGTTGTCCGAGGTCACCCGGGTACCGCCGGATTTGTCCTTTTCTTCGATCTTCTTGTTGTTGGCGTTGCTGTTGGTGGCGTATTCGGACTGGGTGCCCTGAGCGAGGCTGACGACCACTTCGGTCGCGCCGACGCCTTCAATCTTGGAGACGGCGCCGGACACACGCTCACTCAGCAGCCGCTCCTGGGCCGCCAGTTCGGATCCCCGGCCTGTCCTCGCCGCCTCTCCCGCCGGCGTCGCTGTCGTCGGCGCCGTCTCTTGACCTGGCCAGATGCCCGTACCCTGTGGACGTTCTTCATTCATCATCAGGGCGACGCCCAGGAAAACAACGACGGCGATTACAGCCAACAGCTTGTCTTTCGGCTGTTTGAGCCAGTTCATCGGTTATCCTCCCCCCGTTTCCGCCGGTTTTGTTGAAAAACCGGTCTGCTTATTCCCACAACACCCGGATTCGCTCCGGCGGGACGCCGTAGAAACCGGAAAGTGTCCGGATGATCTCCTGGGCCGTGGCCTCCCTGTCCGTCCCTTCATTTTGCGAAGGAACTACCCCTGGAGCGTTAGAAGGAACGGTTCCTTGCGCGCTAGAAGGGGCAGCGCCCGGCGCACTCGCAGGCTCCCGGACGTGGACATCATCGACCATCACCGGCGCCACCGCCTCTTTCCTTCCATTCCCTGCTTTTCCCGCCCCATCGGGCCGCAGGGTGACGGTGATTTGCCCGATGGCCGTCTTGTCTTCCCCCTGGCCGCCCAGGTCCACCTGGGCCGAAGCCGCTTGCACGCCCGGCTTGAGCCCGACCAGCGCCTCCACCTGGCGTTGCAGGCGGCTCTTCGCCTCTTCCCGGGCCTGGTGGAGTCCCTCTTCCCGCAAGGCCTCTCCCCGGCGGCGGATCTCGTCGTAGCCGGACACCGCTTGGGCAGGCATGTCCCCGCCCAGCGTAGCGGCCCAGTTGTTTTTGTTCACCCAACTCATGATCGGGTTGAGCACGGCGACCATGATGAACAATCCCGCCACCAGCCGGACGAGGGACTGCAAACGGCCGTTGGGCAGGAGCATGTCCAGCAGGGTGCCCACCAGGATGATCAACAGCACCTGTTCGATGATCTGGCGTAGGATGTCCAGGCCGCTTCCCCCCTTTACCGCAGCATGACCGTCAGGTTGCCGGCTCCGACGACGATGGTGAGCGCCAGGAAAAACATGAGCCCGACAGAGGCGACGGCGCCGAAGATCAGGGTGAGGCTGCCGCCGATCGTCTCCAAGCTGTCGGCCACGGGGCTGTCGCCGATGGGCTGGAGCAGCGCCCCGGCCAGCCGGTAGATCAGGACGAGTGCCAGAATCTTCAGCGACGGCAGGATGCAGAGGATGGCGATAATGACGAGGCCGATGAGGCCGATGCCGTTTTTGAGCAGCAGCGACGAGTTGACGATGACCTCGAAGCTGTCGGCGACGAGGCCGCCCACCACCGGTAGCAAGGCGTCGGTGGCGTATTTGGCCGTCCGCAGGGTCACGCCGTCGGCAACGGCCCCAACAGCGCCGTAGATGCTGATGACACCGAGAAAGACGGTGATGAAGAGGCCCATGGCCAGCTTGTAGCCGTCCTTGATCAGGTTCTGCAGATTTTTCACCTTGAACTGGGGAGACACGTGGTTGAGAATCCCCAGTGCGGCGGAAAAGAGGATGAGCGGAAAAATCCAGTCCTTGATCAGGGTGCTGATCAGGGTGATGGTGCCGAAGATGACAGGATGAAAGAGCGCCCCCGAGGCAAATCCGCCCATGGCTGTCAGCAGGGTGAGCAGGACCGGCAGGATGGCCTGCATGAAGCGAACCATGTCTTCGATGGCGCCCCGGCCCGTCTGGATGGCGGTATGGAAGCTGTGGATGGCGATGGTGATCAACACCATGTAGCCGACGGCAAAGGCCACCTTAGATACCGCCCCCGATTCGAAGGATGACTGGAAGTGGTTGAGGACGGCGACAACGACGGCCAGGATGATCAGTTCCCCCAGCAGCGCCGTGTTGGACAGCACCTCCTGAAAGAGATAGCCCATGACGCCCCGGAAGACCTCGCCGACGGACAGGCTCACATTGCCGTTGCGGATGTCCTCCATGATCGTGCGGGGATTCAGGGAGGGCAGGTACTTCCCCTTGTCCCGCTCCAGTTCATCGAGGACCCGTTGGAATTCGGAGAGGTCGACGGCAGGGCCTTGACCGCCGTCGCCGTTGCCGGAGGGGTCGCCGGCAGTTCCATTAATGGATACAGCAGTGGATGCACCGGATGGGCTCGATGCAGCGTTGGCGCCGGTATTGGCTATGGCGCCGAAAACGCCATCCACCCCAAGCGGTGGCGCTCCCGTCTGAACTGGCGCAACGGAAATCGGTGCCACCGGTTCGGCAGCCGCCTGTGATGGCTGCGTTCCAGACAACAAAAGGACAGACATCGACAGCGCCATCAAGGATCCAAGGCCCCATCGGGATACCCGCCTGGCGCCTTTCCATTCAAGCCATCGTCGCAAAAAGCTACCCGGCCTCATGAGGGGCCACCTCGCGGCAAGAGGCCCATCAGCGAATCCATCAAGGCCAGCAGGATCGGAAGCGCCAGCACCATCACCAGAATTTTGGCCGCCATCTCCACTTTGGAGGCGATCGTCGACTCGCCGGCGTCCCGGCAGATCTGTGCCCCGAACTCCGCGATATAGGCGATGCCGACAATCTTCAACAGCGTCGTCAGGTAGTAGCGGTTGATCTGCGCCTTGTTGGCCAAGTCCTCCAAGACCTGAATGACGGCGGAGATCTTGGTCAGCACGAACAGGAACAGGATCACCCCGGCGGCGATGCTCAGTTGGACAGCCAGTTCGGGGCGCTGCTTGCGCACGATGACCAGAAAGATGGTCGCGATGATGCCCACCCCGACAACCTGAAGAATCTCCACGGCCCACCTCCTCTCTCCACCTTCGCTCCGCCCAAGATGCTGCAAAATTTGCGCTAGGCTGCTGCGTTCATCGAGATCAGATCCCTGACAAGTAGGTATTGGATTCATGACATAGCGGTTAATAGAGGGAGAAGACCGACCGGACCTGGTCAAAGAGATCGCTGATCAGGCGAAGGACCATGAGCGTCACCAGCGCCACACCGCTGATGGCCAACAGTTGCGCCAATTCTTCCCGTTTCGCTTCTTTCAGTATGGAATAAAAAATGGCGACGACGATGCCGATGCCGGCAATCTGAAAGATCTGCAGCATGTTCATTCTCTTGTCCTCCCCCTCACCAAATGGCCAGGACAACAGCAGCCCCGAACAAAACGCCCCCGTAAGACCAGACTTTTGCCATCCGGGTTTCCGTCTCCCGCGCCTCACTCTCTAAACAGGCCAGGCGGTTTTTCACCTCTTCGATGCGGTGCAGTTGATCCTCTCGCGGCCCAGCGCCCAGGCCGAGGGCCAGCCGCGCCAGTTCTTCCGCGTCAGACCGCTGCAAGGGCGTGGCGGGCAGCCATAGCTCCAGCGACTGCAGCCAGATCTCCGACGCGGCCTGTCCTTCCGCCTCGCGCAAACGGCGGCCCGCTTCGGCAAAGAGCGATTTGACAGGCGCGCTGGCGGTCCGGCTTACCTGCTCCAGCGCGTCGGGCAGGTGGGTCGCCCTGTAGGCGATCTCCGTCGCCAGCATCCCCAAGGCCGATTGCAGCGACGCCAGGATCTGCTTCCGGCGGGAAAGATCCCTTGACGTCATCAGCCCTCCGGCGGAGAAGGCGCCGAGGATCAGCGCCGCGCCGACCAGTTTCCCCATGCACTTCCCTCCTCCAGACGGTTACCGTCGGCATCGTACAGGCCCTCCAACGTGCCGGGTCCCTCCCGGCGGCTGAGGACGACCAGGCGTTGAAAGACATTCCACTTCAGCATCCGCGACAGCCCCGGCCGGGTGAGCAACTCTTCCCGGTTCCGCCCATGGGCGGTGGCCAGCAGGGTGACGCCGCTGTGCACCGCTTCTTCGACAGCCAGCACATCCTCTTCACGGCCGATCTCGTCTGTGGCCAGCACCTGCGGTCCCATCGAACGAAGCAGCCGCAATAGCCCTTCCGCCTTCGGGCAGCCGTCCAGCACATCGGTCCGGGGACCCACGTCATTTTGGGGACAGCCGCGATAACAGGCGGCCACCTCGGAACGCTCGTCCACCAATCCGACGGTCATGCCCGGTAGACCGATTTCCGGTCGTCCCGCGCTGATCTGCCGGATAATGTCCCGCAGCAGTGTCGTTTTCCCCCCGCTGGGCGGCGAGATGATCAACGTGGAATAAAAGACCCCCTCGCCGGCGGCAAGCAGTTGGGGCAACAGGGGATCGGCCACACCGGGAAACTGGCGGGCGATGCGGATATTTAAGGAGGAAACAGGGTGGATCGTTTTCACCCGTCCCCCATCGAGGATCACCCGGCCGGCCAGTCCCACCCGGTGTCCGCCTGGCAGCGTTAAAAATCCCTGCCGGAACTCCTGTTCCAGCGCATAGACGGAACAATGGGCGATGAGATGAATCGTCTGAATCAATTCTTCCTCGGTGACGGATCGCAACAGTTGATCGCCTGTCCTGCCGCAGAGGGCCAGCGGTCGCCCGGCGCGAAGCCGGATTTCCGTTATCTCATCGATCAGCCTGGGTTGGGCGACCAATAACTCAGTCAGGAGGGAACGGAGCGATGGCGCCAAGTAGGGCAGCAGCCGGGTCGTCCAGTTTGCATCAACCCCCGGGGCATTCGGCAAACTCGGCGTGCTTGGCCCGAGCGTCATCGTTTCCGCCTTGTCTGGAACGACCATATCCGGCAGCGTCCTGCGGGAGCCCCTTTCATCAAGGACAGCCACACCATCGGAACCGCTCGTAAGGCGCCAACGCATTCTTGTCCCCCCTTTCCCTACAAAAACATATGCCCTCCTGCCAGGATTATGCAAAAAGAGAAGGCCTCTGCCCTTATCCGGCGAGGCCTTCTCTTTTCATATCAGGATACTGCGCGATTAATGGTTGTGCGATTAATGGGTGGCGATTAATGGGTGTGCGGGTGGTGGGCCGCATCATCACAGTCGCAGCCGCATTCCTCTTCCCCGCCCGTCAAAATCCGTTCTTCCATATCCTCGTCGCCTTCCTGGACGAAGATCACCTGACGGCAGGAGGGGCAGGTCACCTCCAGGTAGTCGTCGTCATCGAGCAGTTCGGCGTCGAAACAGACGTTTTCCTGGCAGGACGGGCAGGCGATCTCGACGATGTCCTCATCATCCTCATCGTCGTCATCTTCGTAAATGTCCTGCTCCAGTTGGAAGAGGTCGTCGTCCATGCTCTCCACAATCTCGTCGAGGCGTTCTTGTTCGGCTTTCAGCGTGTCGATGGTGTCGGCCATGTCGCCGAGCACCTGCAACATTTCGGTGAGCAAGCGCCCTTCCCGGGAACTGGCCCCCACGTTCATGCCCTCTGCCAAACCTTGCAGGTAGGAGATGCGCTGGCGTAACTTTTGCAAAACAAAATCCCTCCCGGATCCTTCGGATTGCCATCGGCTATCCGTAGTATCTCCGGGAGGGATCGATCTTAGGCACGATTTGACTCTCTTAGGCGCGGGAAACGTAAGCCCCCGTCCGGGTGTCGATGATCAGCATTTCCCCTTCGTTGATGAAGAAAGGAACCTGAACGATGGCGCCCGTTTCCAGAGTGGCCGGCTTGCTGCCGCCGGTGGCGGTATCGCCGCGGATACCCGGTTCGGTGGCGACGACTTTCAGTTCGACCGAGTTGGGCAGTTCGACGCCCATCAGGTTGCCGTTCCAGGTGAGCACATGGACGTTCATGTTTTCCTTCAGGAAGCGCAGTTGCTCTTCGATCTGGTTGCGCTGCAGGGTGATCTGCTCGAAGTTCTCTACATCCATGAAGGTGTAGGACTCGTCGGCATCGCTGTAGAGATACTGCATCTGACGGCGTTCGAGGCGGGCCTTGGGCACTTTTTCACCGGCCCGGAAGGTGCGTTCCACCACGGAACCGGTCTTGATGTTTTTCAGCTTCGTCCGCACGAAGGCGGCGCCTTTGCCAGGCTTGACGTGCTGGAATTCGATGACGACAAAGGCGTCGCCGTCCAATTCGATCGTCGAACCCGTCCGGAAATCGTTAGATGAGATCATGGACGAAAAATGCTCCTTCCCCTTGTTAGATGCCGAATCTGGCAGTCGGATGATGTATGATCATGAAAGCTTGCGCGCCGGAGCGGTCTTGCAGACGCTCCCGCTGCAGGCAACTTTCCTTTTGGAAAAAGACCTCTTAACTCCTCTTATTGGAAAAAGCTTTTTTTCGAAAAAACCTTTGTAGATATAAACCGTTGTAGATGAAAAACCGCTTTACAGGACGAGCAGTTCCTTCGGCGACGTCGTCAGGTTGCGGTTGCCGCCGGACGTGACGATGACCAGGTCTTCAATGCGGACGCCGCCCCAACCGGGAATGTAAATCCCCGGTTCCACCGTGACCGCGTGGCCCGGTTCGAGGATATCCTCAGATAGGATGGACAGGCGCGGGTTTTCATGGACGACCAGCCCAACGCCGTGACCGAGGCCGTGACCGAAGCGGTCGCCGTAACCGGCCTGGTCGATCACATCGCGGGCGATCCGGTCGATGTCCCGCCCGCTCTTTCCCGGCGCGATGGCGGCCAGCGCCCGTTCCTGGGCTTCGAGGACCGTCTCATAGACCTTGCGCTGCTCTGCCGACGGCTGGCCGAAGATCACCGTCCGGGTCATATCGGAACAGTAGCCGTCCAGGATGCAGCCGAAGTCCAGGGTGATCAGTTCCCCCGTCCCGATGGTCTTGTCGGAAGCGACCCCATGGGGCAGCGCCGACCGTTCGCCCGACGCGACGATGAACTCGAAGGAGACACCCTGGGCGCCCTCGCGACGGAGAAAAAACTCCAGTTCCAGTGCCACATCCCGCTCGGCCATCCCCGGCCGCATGCAGCCCAGAATATGTTGAAACCCCCGGTCGGCCAACGCCGCCGCACGGGCGATCGCCGCCTGTTCCCCTTCGTCTTTCACGGCCCGGAGCGACTCCACCATCCCCTTACGGGGAACCCAGCGGATCGCAGGCAACGCTGTCTCCAGCTTCTGCTGCTGTTCGAGGGTGACCACGTCGCTCTCGACGGCGATGTTTCGCCAGCCGCGGTCGGCGACAGCCTCCTGGAGCGCCTCCGTCCAAGCGCCTTTTTGCCGGATGAGCGTCCAATCCGGCGTTTGCTTGCTCGCCTGCTCCCAGTAACGAAAATCCGTGGCCAGCCACTGTCCCTCCCGGTCGACGAGCAAAAAGCCGGCCGTTCCCGTGAAGCCGGAGAGATAACGGCGGTTTACTGGTGAAAGGATCAGCAGGGCGTCGATGCCGTCATCCCAGCGCTGGCGCAGTCGCGTGATCCTGGACTGGGCATCCCGCTCCTGCGATTCTTGGCGTTGCTCCAGGCAGTCTTGTTGAAGAGAACGCTCTTTAAACGGTTGTGCTTCAAGGGGCCGCTCACACAGGGACCGCTCGTCGCGAGTCACGCCGTGGCCCCCTTCCGGACCGTCAGGTAATGGCGAGCCGCCTCCATGGCCAGCCGGTAGCCGTCAGCGCCGAAACCGGCGAGCTGCCCGATGGCGATGGGGGCGATGAAGGAGTGGTGACGAAACTCTTCCCTGGCGTGGATGTTGCTGAGGTGCACCTCAATCACCGGGATGGCGACGCCGGTGAGGGCGTCCCGCAACGCGATGGAGGTATGGGTGTAGGCGCCGGGGTTGATGATGATCAGATCGACCCGCCCAAAGGCGTTGTGGATGCAGTCAATCAATGCGCCTTCATGATTCGACTGAAAACAGACAACCTCCCAGCCCCAACTCCGGCCGAGGGCGCTGACGGCATCCTCGATCTCCGCCAGCGTCGTCGTACCATACTGGGCCGGCTCGCGGCGACCCAACAGATTCAGGTTCGGACCGTTGAGCAGCAAAATGCGCGCGTTCAGGCGAGATCCCCCATTTCCTTCAGCATTTTACCACAAAAGCCCCGGCCGCAACAACGAGTTACGCGCCGCTGATGGCCATTTCTTTGGCGCGCAGCGTCGGCGCCCCCTTGCCGATGAAGAAGGTCAGATCGCTGCCCACGCCGTCGATACCCCCCAGCCAGTCGAGGAGGTTGCCGGCGATGGCCACGCCCCGGACCGGCCGGGTTAACTGGCCCTGCTCGATCAAGAGACCGGCGGCGCCGACAGAAAAATCGCCCGAGATGGGGTTGGCCGTGTGCATGCCCATCACCTCGGTGACGTAGAATCCGGACTCGATCTCGCCGATCAGTTCGCTGGGCGGGCGGTCGCCGGCCTGCAGGTAAAAGTTGGTCGTCCCCACTTCGGGCGTTCCCCGGAAAGAACCTCTCGATCCGTTGCCCGTCGACGCCGCCCCCTCTTTGGCCGCCGTGTAGGTGTTGTGCAGGTAGCCCTGGAGGGTGCCCTTGTCGATCAAGACCGTTCGCGAGGTGGGGACGCCTTCGCCGTCAAAAGGCGCCGAGAGGATCCGCCCTTCCATGCGGCCGTCATCGATGACGGTCACCTCGGCGGATGCGATCGGCTGTCCCTTTTTCCCAGCAAAGAGCGACTTCCCTTTCTGGACGGCCTCGGCTGTCAGCGAGGGCGCCAATACGCCGAGAAACTGAGTGGCCACGTAAGGGTCGAAGACGACTGGCGCGCGCCGTGACGACACGGGCTTGGCGCCGAGCATGCGCAGCGCCTTTTCGGCCGCCTCCTTGCCGATCTTCTGGGGATCGATGCCGTCGAAGCTCAAACCGTAGGAGAGGGAAAAGCCCGTCTGGCTCTCGCCGTTCTCCTCTGCCACTAGGTAGGCATATCCGCCGCAGTAGGCGCCCTGGTACGCCACGTCGACGCCCTGCGAGTTAATGATCGTCACCGTGTACTCCGCATCGGCGTAGCTGGAACGCTCGATGATCTTGATCCGGGGGTCGACGGCCTTGGCTGTCGCCTCTATCGTTTTGGCCAGTTCGATCTTTTGCTCCACCGGGATCCCGGCGATGGCCGGGTCGTAGGTTCTAACATCCGGATATTGGCCCGCCTTGCCGGGGAGCTCCCGGAAGCGATCCTCCGCAGTCCAGCGGGCATTGGCCAGCGCCCGGTCGACCGTCGCCTCCAGCGCCTTATCCGAAAGGTCGGACGTAAAGGAGTAGCCCATCTTGCCGCCCTGGAAGACGCGGATGCCGATGCCGCGATCCTCGGCCAGCTTCATCGTTTCCACGATGCCTTTGGAGACATCGATGGACAGTTCTTTGGAGTCAAGGCCGTAGGCTTCCGACTGGTTGGCGCCCTTCGCCTGGGCCTTTTCGACCATCTGGCGGGCCAGTTCCCGCATCGCAACTTGACTCACCGCCACACCTCCCCGTTGTCAGTTTGCCCACTCGGGCAAATCCCTTGCCATCCCGGCAAAAAAGCCACACCCGCAGAAAACGGGCATGGCCCCATGGG
The Heliomicrobium undosum DNA segment above includes these coding regions:
- a CDS encoding SpoIIIAH-like family protein, with amino-acid sequence MKIRIIRKPSWLPSPPQWPVRKVLALLAGVLVTAVGFFGVYSMSDLVFTVALRESDRIFGDPAPSGPTSSGPASSAAPAAPSAPASPSASKTPPVAAVPFGKSTGANPSATAASDATSTSDSTPTAGPALPNPGQFQNKGQDFFSEYRMERERVRSQQIEILQEIVRNDQSSGETRKEAQKKLLQISEQIKKEMETERLLIANSYRDAVVLIQPNTVSVIVAARELSPAEKGKIAELVARSTGVKTNEVSVMNR
- a CDS encoding stage III sporulation protein AF encodes the protein MLLIILVGTLLDMLLPNGRLQSLVRLVAGLFIMVAVLNPIMSWVNKNNWAATLGGDMPAQAVSGYDEIRRRGEALREEGLHQAREEAKSRLQRQVEALVGLKPGVQAASAQVDLGGQGEDKTAIGQITVTLRPDGAGKAGNGRKEAVAPVMVDDVHVREPASAPGAAPSSAQGTVPSNAPGVVPSQNEGTDREATAQEIIRTLSGFYGVPPERIRVLWE
- the spoIIIAE gene encoding stage III sporulation protein AE is translated as MAPISVAPVQTGAPPLGVDGVFGAIANTGANAASSPSGASTAVSINGTAGDPSGNGDGGQGPAVDLSEFQRVLDELERDKGKYLPSLNPRTIMEDIRNGNVSLSVGEVFRGVMGYLFQEVLSNTALLGELIILAVVVAVLNHFQSSFESGAVSKVAFAVGYMVLITIAIHSFHTAIQTGRGAIEDMVRFMQAILPVLLTLLTAMGGFASGALFHPVIFGTITLISTLIKDWIFPLILFSAALGILNHVSPQFKVKNLQNLIKDGYKLAMGLFITVFLGVISIYGAVGAVADGVTLRTAKYATDALLPVVGGLVADSFEVIVNSSLLLKNGIGLIGLVIIAILCILPSLKILALVLIYRLAGALLQPIGDSPVADSLETIGGSLTLIFGAVASVGLMFFLALTIVVGAGNLTVMLR
- the spoIIIAD gene encoding stage III sporulation protein AD — encoded protein: MEILQVVGVGIIATIFLVIVRKQRPELAVQLSIAAGVILFLFVLTKISAVIQVLEDLANKAQINRYYLTTLLKIVGIAYIAEFGAQICRDAGESTIASKVEMAAKILVMVLALPILLALMDSLMGLLPRGGPS
- the spoIIIAC gene encoding stage III sporulation protein AC codes for the protein MNMLQIFQIAGIGIVVAIFYSILKEAKREELAQLLAISGVALVTLMVLRLISDLFDQVRSVFSLY
- a CDS encoding stage III sporulation protein AB, producing the protein MGKLVGAALILGAFSAGGLMTSRDLSRRKQILASLQSALGMLATEIAYRATHLPDALEQVSRTASAPVKSLFAEAGRRLREAEGQAASEIWLQSLELWLPATPLQRSDAEELARLALGLGAGPREDQLHRIEEVKNRLACLESEARETETRMAKVWSYGGVLFGAAVVLAIW
- the spoIIIAA gene encoding stage III sporulation protein AA; the encoded protein is MRWRLTSGSDGVAVLDERGSRRTLPDMVVPDKAETMTLGPSTPSLPNAPGVDANWTTRLLPYLAPSLRSLLTELLVAQPRLIDEITEIRLRAGRPLALCGRTGDQLLRSVTEEELIQTIHLIAHCSVYALEQEFRQGFLTLPGGHRVGLAGRVILDGGRVKTIHPVSSLNIRIARQFPGVADPLLPQLLAAGEGVFYSTLIISPPSGGKTTLLRDIIRQISAGRPEIGLPGMTVGLVDERSEVAACYRGCPQNDVGPRTDVLDGCPKAEGLLRLLRSMGPQVLATDEIGREEDVLAVEEAVHSGVTLLATAHGRNREELLTRPGLSRMLKWNVFQRLVVLSRREGPGTLEGLYDADGNRLEEGSAWGNWSARR
- a CDS encoding CD1247 N-terminal domain-containing protein, with translation MQKLRQRISYLQGLAEGMNVGASSREGRLLTEMLQVLGDMADTIDTLKAEQERLDEIVESMDDDLFQLEQDIYEDDDDEDDEDIVEIACPSCQENVCFDAELLDDDDYLEVTCPSCRQVIFVQEGDEDMEERILTGGEEECGCDCDDAAHHPHTH
- the efp gene encoding elongation factor P, with the protein product MISSNDFRTGSTIELDGDAFVVIEFQHVKPGKGAAFVRTKLKNIKTGSVVERTFRAGEKVPKARLERRQMQYLYSDADESYTFMDVENFEQITLQRNQIEEQLRFLKENMNVHVLTWNGNLMGVELPNSVELKVVATEPGIRGDTATGGSKPATLETGAIVQVPFFINEGEMLIIDTRTGAYVSRA
- a CDS encoding M24 family metallopeptidase yields the protein MTRDERSLCERPLEAQPFKERSLQQDCLEQRQESQERDAQSRITRLRQRWDDGIDALLILSPVNRRYLSGFTGTAGFLLVDREGQWLATDFRYWEQASKQTPDWTLIRQKGAWTEALQEAVADRGWRNIAVESDVVTLEQQQKLETALPAIRWVPRKGMVESLRAVKDEGEQAAIARAAALADRGFQHILGCMRPGMAERDVALELEFFLRREGAQGVSFEFIVASGERSALPHGVASDKTIGTGELITLDFGCILDGYCSDMTRTVIFGQPSAEQRKVYETVLEAQERALAAIAPGKSGRDIDRIARDVIDQAGYGDRFGHGLGHGVGLVVHENPRLSILSEDILEPGHAVTVEPGIYIPGWGGVRIEDLVIVTSGGNRNLTTSPKELLVL
- the aroQ gene encoding type II 3-dehydroquinate dehydratase, translating into MLLLNGPNLNLLGRREPAQYGTTTLAEIEDAVSALGRSWGWEVVCFQSNHEGALIDCIHNAFGRVDLIIINPGAYTHTSIALRDALTGVAIPVIEVHLSNIHAREEFRHHSFIAPIAIGQLAGFGADGYRLAMEAARHYLTVRKGATA
- a CDS encoding TldD/PmbA family protein encodes the protein MSQVAMRELARQMVEKAQAKGANQSEAYGLDSKELSIDVSKGIVETMKLAEDRGIGIRVFQGGKMGYSFTSDLSDKALEATVDRALANARWTAEDRFRELPGKAGQYPDVRTYDPAIAGIPVEQKIELAKTIEATAKAVDPRIKIIERSSYADAEYTVTIINSQGVDVAYQGAYCGGYAYLVAEENGESQTGFSLSYGLSFDGIDPQKIGKEAAEKALRMLGAKPVSSRRAPVVFDPYVATQFLGVLAPSLTAEAVQKGKSLFAGKKGQPIASAEVTVIDDGRMEGRILSAPFDGEGVPTSRTVLIDKGTLQGYLHNTYTAAKEGAASTGNGSRGSFRGTPEVGTTNFYLQAGDRPPSELIGEIESGFYVTEVMGMHTANPISGDFSVGAAGLLIEQGQLTRPVRGVAIAGNLLDWLGGIDGVGSDLTFFIGKGAPTLRAKEMAISGA